The following are from one region of the Biomphalaria glabrata chromosome 4, xgBioGlab47.1, whole genome shotgun sequence genome:
- the LOC106060508 gene encoding MIP-related peptides-like, giving the protein MLYRRLSPLAVLVSSFFLSCVIADSLDAAAAQTDQGASTYQARQQQREPTQQQLNPSSPAASDSRYFHSLLNDGVLADNFVVDTRAIPRFVGKKDISSFSDEMDRMSRAIPRFVGKKRANEEVSSGIQTDAHRVEKRSAARRIYVARGAPYFIGKRYTNYRTSKNVPSSPYLSAQEFKATFRRTDPYFMGKRASDFDDAEEEFPNFDERGAPRFVGKRGAPRFVGKRDIPRFVGKRAPPRFVGKRDPPRFVGKRDPPRFVGKRDPPRFVGKREEDDLIELYEPRESYEFGSDAGEQEGVYPALPILLDLIKQREAEDEAAARRQEAIELIQARLQNADELLQAERASRESHTEDSSADETGVRR; this is encoded by the exons ATGCTGTATCGGCGATTGTCTCCCTTGGCCGTTCTTGTCTCGTCATTTTTTCTCTCTTGTGTTATCGCAG ATTCGCTAGACGCTGCGGCGGCTCAGACTGATCAAGGCGCTAGCACATATCAGGCCCGCCAGCAACAGCGCGAGCCAACACAGCAGCAACTTAATCCCAGCTCACCGGCAGCCAGCGACTCGCGTTACTTCCACAGTTTGCTCAACGATGGCGTGCTAGCTGACAACTTCGTAGTGGACACTAGGGCGATCCCAAGGTTCGTAGGGAAGAAAGACATTAGCAGCTTCAGTGACGAGATGGACCGAATGTCCAGAGCCATCCCCAGGTTTGTTGGGAAAAAGCGCGCCAATGAAGAGGTCAGCAGCGGCATTCAAACGGACGCCCACCGGGTAGAGAAGCGATCTGCGGCTAGAAGAATTTATGTAGCCAGAGGGGCGCCATACTTTATAGGAAAGCGATATACTAATTACAGAACTTCCAAAAATGTCCCTTCGTCTCCTTATCTTTCTGCTCAAGAGTTCAAGGCCACATTCCGTAGGACTGACCCCTACTTCATGGGCAAACGTGCCTCGGACTTTGATGACGCCGAGGAGGAGTTCCCCAATTTTGATGAGAGGGGGGCGCCACGATTTGTTGGTAAACGTGGAGCGCCTCGTTTCGTTGGCAAAAGGGACATTCCAAGATTTGTAGGCAAGAGAGCCCCCCCTAGGTTCGTCGGCAAAAGAGACCCTCCCAGGTTCGTCGGCAAAAGAGATCCCCCCAGGTTTGTCGGCAAAAGAGATCCCCCCAGGTTTGTGGGCAAACGTGAAGAGGATGATTTGATTGAGCTGTACGAGCCTAGAGAAAGCTACGAATTCGGCAGCGACGCTGGGGAGCAAGAGGGCGTCTACCCAGCCCTTCCCATCCTGCTCGACTTAATTAAGCAGCGCGAGGCGGAAGACGAGGCAGCGGCGAGGCGTCAAGAAGCCATCGAGTTGATTCAAGCCCGTCTACAAAACGCGGACGAATTGCTGCAAGCTGAAAGGGCGTCCCGAGAATCTCACACAGAGGATAGCTCCGCTGATGAAACCGGAGTCAGAAGGTAG
- the LOC106079005 gene encoding fulicin peptides-like, with the protein MCLEICVAVCSFTDASVKAQTKRTARSPNALYGSNTADSRTDEDGLVAPLDTKNHYSESSLPRFSGFADNMDSGELLDKQEGGTFLNQGNEAFSSDSAESSQKPTAAKRFNEFVGKRSNPTGANVDSDLARELLQRYKSSHKNSDDQHALKQLTLLRSLTADDTSKRQYEFVGKRNYDFLGKRAPYDFIGKRAQYEFIGKRAYDFLGKRHYDFLGKRSGSNEKGREDEEQDGGKRYSEFLGRRKRTEEQGSALMTDSARLAALLQNNSLRKRISEMLMKQRLAEQVPEFVGK; encoded by the exons ATGTGTTTAGAAATCTGTGTAGCTGTTTGTAGCT TCACAGACGCCAGTGTCAAGGCTCAAACGAAAAGAACAGCACGCTCTCCCAACGCGCTCTACGGATCAAACACAGCAGACTCACGGACGGACGAAGACGGTCTGGTTGCGCCCCTTGACACCAAAAACCATTACAGCGAGAGCAGCTTGCCCAGATTCAGCGGCTTTGCAGACAACATGGACTCTGGGGAGTTATTGGATAAGCAGGAGGGAGGGACATTTTTAAATCAAGGCAATGAGGCTTTCAGCTCGGATTCTGCAGAATCCTCCCAAAAGCCCACGGCGGCGAAACGGTTTAACGAATTCGTCGGGAAAAGGAGCAACCCAACGGGCGCGAACGTCGACAGCGATCTCGCCCGTGAGTTATTGCAACGGTACAAATCCTCGCATAAAAATTCGGACGATCAACACGCACTGAAACAATTAACTTTGCTGAGATCCTTAACAGCAGACGACACTTCCAAACGCCAGTACGAATTTGTGGGCAAGCGCAACTACGACTTTCTGGGCAAACGTGCCCCTTACGACTTCATAGGCAAACGTGCCCAGTACGAATTCATAGGCAAAAGGGCGTACGATTTCCTGGGGAAGAGACATTACGACTTCTTGGGCAAACGAAGCGGGTCAAACGAGAAAGGGCGCGAAGACGAAGAACAAGACGGGGGCAAACGTTACTCCGAGTTCTTAGGCAGAAGAAAGAGGACCGAGGAGCAAGGCAGCGCCCTTATGACGGATAGCGCCAGGCTAGCAGCCCTTCTGCAAAACAACAGCTTGCGAAAAAGAATCTCAGAGATGCTAATGAAGCAAAGACTCGCAGAGCAGGTTCCGGAGTTTGTGGGCAAGTGA